The Iamia sp. SCSIO 61187 genomic sequence TCCTGGTCACCGTCCGCCCCGACATCGACCGGCTGCTCACCGGCGGGGTCAACATCAGCCGGCTGCTGATCGCCCGCGAGGACGAGCTGGCCGACACCGTGAACGGCCTGGCCGTCTACCTCCAGACGCTGGCCGAGGGGGTCTCCCGCGAGACCTTCGACGACGGCACCAAGGCGGCCTTCTTCAAGGTGTTCGTCGTGCTGGACGACCTCAACGCCATGCTCTGCGCCCTGGTGAACCCGGGGGTCGACCTCCCGCCGGAGCTGGCCGGTGTCCTCGACCAGCTGAGCGAGGGCCTGGTCACCGGCACCGGCATGGTGGACTGCGACGCCCCGTACGGGGGCGACGAGGGCTCGCCGCCGGTGCCGACGCCGGCCGAGGGCGGATCCGGGGTCCCGTCGATCGAGGACCTGGCCCAGCCCTACTACCAGGGGGCGGCCACGCCCGACCCGTCGACGGCCACCGGCGGGCTGGACACCATCGTCGAGGGGGCCCTGCCGGCCCCCGGTGCGGGGGAGGCCGGATGACGTTCCTCACCCGCCTCCGTCGCTCGCTCGCCGGCCCCCCGGGGCGGGCCCTCCTGAAGCTGGCCGTCTACTCGGCGGTGTGCATCGCCGTCCTCGGCGCCCTCATCAGCGCCATCGGCAACCGCCCGATCTTCGGCTCGGGGACCACCTACGAGGCCGTCCTGCCCGACGCCACGGGCCTGTTCGCCAACGACGCCGTCAAGGTCGCCGGCGTCCAGGTCGGCCACGTCACCGGGATCGAGGTCGAGCGGGGGATGGCGGTGGTGTCGTTCTCGCTGGAGCGGGACCTCGGGCTGACCACCACGACCCGCACGGGCATCCGGTGGCGGAACGTCCTGGGCCAGAAGTACCTGTACCTGTACCCCGACGACGGCGGCGAGACGATCGAGGAGGGCGACCGGCTCCCGCCCGAGAACGCCGTCGGCTCGGCCGAGGTGGGCGCCCTGCTCAACGCCGTCGCCCCCGTGCTGCGCGCCATCGACCCGGCCAAGGCCAACCTGTTCATCCGGACGCTGAACGACGCCCTGGCCGGCAACGAGGAGCGGGTCCGGGACCTGCTCACCAACACCGCCACCCTGAGCCGCGACGTGAGCGCGTCGGACGAGCAGATCGGCACCCTGATCGAGGACCTCGACACGGTGGTCGGGGCGGTGGCCGAGCGCGACCGCGACATCGAGGACCTGATCGGGAACGTGGGGAGCGTCAGCGACTCGCTGGCGGCGCGCGCCGGGGACCTGGAGGACCTGGTGCTCGGGCTGGTCGAGGTCCAGACCCACCTGAACGACCTGCTGGAGCAGCGCGAGGGTGACATCGAGGGCGTGATCGGCGACCTCGACACCATCGCCGGGACCCTCGCCCAGCACCGCGACGACCTGGAGGAGGGGCTGGCCACCTTCCCGGCCGGCCTGGCGCCGTACCACCGCATCTCGGCCTACGGCCAGTGGTTCCAGGTGCGGCTCACGGTGACGTGCCTGGCGAACCAGGCCACCTGCACCCACGAGAGCGTGGCCACCGACGCCCTCGGCAGCGTGCAACCGCCCGCCCCCGCCGGGGGGGCCGGCCTCCTGGACTCGGTGTTCGGGTTCGCCTCCCAGGGGGTGCCGGCGCCGTGATCCGGGTGAGGTCGTTCACCGAGCGCAACCCGGTCGTCATCGGCGCCGTGGTCGTGACCCTCATCGCCGCCTTCACCGGGGCCGCCCTGATGCTGAACAGCGGCGTCCTGGCCGATCGCTACACCGTCCGGGCCCGGTTCTCCGACAGCGCCGGCATCACCCCCGGCTCCCACGTCAAGGTGGCCGGGATCACGTCCGGTGCGGTCGAGTCGGTCCGCCAGGAGGGCACCGAGGTCGAGGTCGTCCTGGGCGTCGACGCCGGCATCGAGCTCCCCGCCGACACCCGGGCGGACATCGTGGTCGACACCCTGCTGGGGTCGAAGTCGGTGCGCCTCGTCCCGGGCGACGAGTGGGACGACCTGCTGCAGGAGGACGCCGTCATCACCGACACCAGCACGCCCACCGAGGCGCTCGACCTGCAGAACATCGGCACCCCGCTCCTCGAGGAGACCGACGGCGAGGCCATCGACAGCCTGATCGACACGGTCCTGCGGATCACCGAGGGCAAGCGGGACGACGTGGCCGACATCCTCGACGGGCTCGAGGACCTGGCCGTGACGATCAACGCCCGGGAGCAGGAGGCGCGCGACCTGATCGACGCCACCCGCACCCTCACGGCGACGCTCGACGCCCGCGACGAGGAGCTGCTGGACGCCGTCGACGACCTCAACGTCGTGGTGGAGACGCTGGTCCGCCGGCGGGCCGAGCTGGTCGAGCTGCTGCGCCAGACCTCGGAGGCCGCGACCCGCATCTCCGACCTGGTCGAGGAGAACCAGCCCGCCCTCGACCGCATCCTCGACGAGCTCCACGCCGACCTGGAGATCGTGGGCCGCCACCAGGTCGACCTGGCCCAGTCCGTGGCCCTGGTGTCGAGTGCCATCCAGGGCTTCGCCTCGGTCGGCTACTCCGGTCCCGACGAGGTGTCCCACCCGTGGGCCAACCTCTACACCCAGCTGCTGGGCCCCGTCGGACCGGACATCCTCCTCGGCTCCTGCGGCGCCATCGACACCGCCCTCGACCTGGCCCTGGGACCCGACCCGGTCGTCGACTGCGACGACCGCACCGGGCCGTTGCCCGGCAGCCCCGGCCCCGGCCAGCCCGGATCGGGCGGCTCCGGCGGGGGCTCCACGGAGGCCGAGAGCGACTCGACCGGGCTGCTCGGCATCTACGGCCCGGCCCTGGCCGCGACCCCGGAGGCGGGCGGATGAGCCCGCGCCGCGCCCTCTCCGTCGTGCTGGTCGTGGTGACCGTCCTGTCGGCCTCGGCGTGCAGCGTCTTCGGCGACCGCTCCCACGGCTACGAGCTGACCGCCCGCTTCGATCGGGCCGTGGGCCTGTACCCGGGGAGCAAGGTCCGGGTCATCGGGATCGACGTGGGCCGGGTGGTCTCCGTCGAGCCCGAGGGCGACGGCGTCACCGTCACCTTGGACATCGAGGACGACCAGGACCTGCCGGCCGACGCCACCGCCACGATCGTCCCCCTCAGCCTGCTGGGGGAGCGCTACGTCCAGATCGGGCCCGCCTACACCGGTGGTCCCACGCTCGAGCCCGGCGCCGAGATCACCGACACCCGGGTCCCGGCCGAGTTCGACGAGCTGCTCCGCGGCCTCCAGGACCTCACCGGGGCCATCGACCCGGACGCGGCGTCGGAGCTGGTCACCGAGATGGCCACGCTCCTCGACGGCCAGGGCGAGGAGATCGCCTCGCTGCTGGAGGAGGGCGCCGGGGCGGTGGAGGTCGTGGCCGACAAGGCCACCGAGATCGGCGACATCGTCGAGTCGATCGCCGGGCTCAGCGAGGCCCTCAAGGACCGCACCGGGTCCGTCGAGGAGCTGCTGCGCAACTACAACCTGCTGGCCGAGGTGCTGGTGGCGAACCGCGACGACCTCGACGCCACCATCACCCAGCTGGACCGGGCCGTGGTCGCCCTCACCGGGCTGCTGGAGCGCCACGGCCAGGAGCTGCCCGCCGACGTCGAGGTGCTGGCCCAGGCGGGCAGCACCCTCGAGATCAACATCGACCGGCTGCAGGCCACCCTCTCGGACACGGTGCGGCTCTTCGAGGCGGCCGAGCGGGCCTACAGCCCCGAGCGCCGCACCCTGCGGGTCAACAACCAGCTCAACTCGTCGCTCACCCAGGACCTCATCGCGTCCCGCCTGCGGGACCGGCTGGCGGGCATCTGCCGCCGCCTGGGCCTGGCCGAGTGCAGCGACCCCACCTCGGACTTCTTCGCCGGCATCACCGAGCTGCTGCCCGGGCTGCTCGACCCCGAGGCGCTGGCGGCGCGCCACGGCGAGCCGGCCCCGACGACCGCCCCGCCGCCGTCGACGAGCGCCCCCGCCGCCGACCAGCCCCCGGCCACCGTGCCACCGGTCACCCTGCCCCCGCCGCCCGACCTCGACGAGCTGCTCCAACAGGTCCTGGACCGGATCGGCAGCCTCCTCGACGACGCCCAGCGGGACGTCCTGGCCGGCCTCGACGCCGGGCTGCTCGAGGCCATCCCCCGCCTCCGGGACCACCAGCTCGCCGCCCTCACCCGCCTCCGCCCCGAGCAGCTGGCCCAGCTCCAGGGCGTCGACCCGACGCAGCTGGGGGCGGCGATCGACGCCCTCCTCGCCCAGGACCCGGCGGCCCAGCTCGACCCGCTGCTGCCGGGGGCCGGCGGGACCGTGGACGGCCTGGTGGACGACCTGCTCAGCGCCCTCAGCGGGGAGGGGGGCCGATGAGGCGGCCGGTCGTCGGCCGGGTCGCGGCCGCCCTGGCCGTGGTGGCCGTCGCCCTCGCCGGCTGCTCGCGCGGCGACGACGGCCGCATCCAGGCGACCGCCGTGTTCGACGACGTGGCCGACCTGACCACCGGCGCGCCGGTGCAGATGTCCGACGTCCGCATCGGGCAGGTGACGAGCATCGAGCTGACCGACGACCACCGGGTGGAGGTGCGGGTCGCGGTCGACGAGGACGTCGCCGTCCCGGCCGAGGTCCAGGCCCGCCTCCGGCGCACGAGCGCCCTGGGCGAGAAGTTCGTCGAGCTCCGACCGCTGACCGACGACGAGGACGCGGCGCGGCTGGCCGACGGGGCGACCATCGACCAGGCCGTGGTCGTGCC encodes the following:
- a CDS encoding MCE family protein translates to MTFLTRLRRSLAGPPGRALLKLAVYSAVCIAVLGALISAIGNRPIFGSGTTYEAVLPDATGLFANDAVKVAGVQVGHVTGIEVERGMAVVSFSLERDLGLTTTTRTGIRWRNVLGQKYLYLYPDDGGETIEEGDRLPPENAVGSAEVGALLNAVAPVLRAIDPAKANLFIRTLNDALAGNEERVRDLLTNTATLSRDVSASDEQIGTLIEDLDTVVGAVAERDRDIEDLIGNVGSVSDSLAARAGDLEDLVLGLVEVQTHLNDLLEQREGDIEGVIGDLDTIAGTLAQHRDDLEEGLATFPAGLAPYHRISAYGQWFQVRLTVTCLANQATCTHESVATDALGSVQPPAPAGGAGLLDSVFGFASQGVPAP
- a CDS encoding MlaD family protein; this encodes MRSFTERNPVVIGAVVVTLIAAFTGAALMLNSGVLADRYTVRARFSDSAGITPGSHVKVAGITSGAVESVRQEGTEVEVVLGVDAGIELPADTRADIVVDTLLGSKSVRLVPGDEWDDLLQEDAVITDTSTPTEALDLQNIGTPLLEETDGEAIDSLIDTVLRITEGKRDDVADILDGLEDLAVTINAREQEARDLIDATRTLTATLDARDEELLDAVDDLNVVVETLVRRRAELVELLRQTSEAATRISDLVEENQPALDRILDELHADLEIVGRHQVDLAQSVALVSSAIQGFASVGYSGPDEVSHPWANLYTQLLGPVGPDILLGSCGAIDTALDLALGPDPVVDCDDRTGPLPGSPGPGQPGSGGSGGGSTEAESDSTGLLGIYGPALAATPEAGG
- a CDS encoding MCE family protein, encoding MSPRRALSVVLVVVTVLSASACSVFGDRSHGYELTARFDRAVGLYPGSKVRVIGIDVGRVVSVEPEGDGVTVTLDIEDDQDLPADATATIVPLSLLGERYVQIGPAYTGGPTLEPGAEITDTRVPAEFDELLRGLQDLTGAIDPDAASELVTEMATLLDGQGEEIASLLEEGAGAVEVVADKATEIGDIVESIAGLSEALKDRTGSVEELLRNYNLLAEVLVANRDDLDATITQLDRAVVALTGLLERHGQELPADVEVLAQAGSTLEINIDRLQATLSDTVRLFEAAERAYSPERRTLRVNNQLNSSLTQDLIASRLRDRLAGICRRLGLAECSDPTSDFFAGITELLPGLLDPEALAARHGEPAPTTAPPPSTSAPAADQPPATVPPVTLPPPPDLDELLQQVLDRIGSLLDDAQRDVLAGLDAGLLEAIPRLRDHQLAALTRLRPEQLAQLQGVDPTQLGAAIDALLAQDPAAQLDPLLPGAGGTVDGLVDDLLSALSGEGGR